From Corvus moneduloides isolate bCorMon1 chromosome 4, bCorMon1.pri, whole genome shotgun sequence, one genomic window encodes:
- the CREBL2 gene encoding cAMP-responsive element-binding protein-like 2, whose protein sequence is MDDSKVVGGKVKKPGKRGRKPAKIDLKAKLERSRQSARECRARKKLRYQYLEELVSSRERAICALREELEMYKQWCMAMDQGKIPSEIKALLTGEEQGKAQQNSTKLAKAAKTEANSSNP, encoded by the exons GTGGTTGGAGGCAAGGTAAAGAAACCAGGCAAGCGAGGTCGTAAACCAGCCAAAATAGACTTGAAGGCAAAACTTGAAAGAAGTCGTCAGAGTGCAAGAGAGTGCAGAGCCAGGAAGAAGCTGAGGTACCAGTACCTGGAAGAGCTGGTTTCAAGTAGAGAGCGAGCCATCTGTGCTCTCAGAGAAGAGCTTGAAATG TACAAGCAGTGGTGCATGGCCATGGACCAAGGGAAAATCCCCTCAGAAATAAAAGCCCTGCTAACTGGAGAGGAGcaaggcaaagcacagcagaactCAACCAAACTTGCCAAGGCTGCGAAGAcagaagcaaacagcagcaatcCCT GA